Proteins from a single region of Catellicoccus marimammalium M35/04/3:
- a CDS encoding HAMP domain-containing sensor histidine kinase has translation MNKEHSFKKFRIKSLRVKWVTLTLTFILGMFLIFSTFIYYNATQMMSIEGRKNIELTIEDMVRQLSQSDQSLDKKTSNTLLSKAVKISGGKGNYTVNVGNLIAELGQDELYAYVYSADKKLVVETRPKKDYQSKPLVQNIHLRRVNGMPGFVVGKEVRSKKTNKVVGYVQLFYELDDLNHIRKDIVHNIEIFVVIGLIISFLGAILISHYFLDPLQKLVNTMKIMQEDPMTDERTPLPKDKNELWELTKSSNHMMDQVQRYIHQQEQFVEDVSHELRTPVAIIEGHLQMLNRWGKDDPEILSESLEASLQEIDRMKALVQEMLDLTRIDQEELQYQNETCVARSLVQQVLNNFQILYPDFSFVLNDELLEPVEVCICHRHLEQLLVILIDNAVKYSTDKKVVHVTLSANTRHLEIAVQDFGEGISKEDLQKIFDRFYRVDKARSRQKGGNGLGLAIAQKLVEVYHGKLSVDSILDEGTVFHIELPIKKEK, from the coding sequence ATGAATAAGGAACATTCCTTTAAAAAATTTCGTATTAAATCTTTACGGGTCAAATGGGTCACATTAACATTAACATTTATTTTAGGGATGTTTTTAATTTTTTCTACCTTTATTTATTACAATGCGACACAAATGATGTCCATTGAAGGAAGAAAAAATATTGAGTTGACAATTGAGGATATGGTACGTCAATTATCACAATCGGACCAGTCTCTTGATAAAAAAACATCGAATACTCTATTGTCTAAAGCGGTTAAAATTTCTGGTGGAAAAGGAAACTATACCGTAAATGTTGGAAATTTAATCGCTGAATTAGGACAAGATGAGCTCTATGCTTATGTTTATTCTGCAGATAAAAAATTGGTAGTGGAAACAAGACCAAAAAAAGACTACCAGTCAAAACCATTGGTTCAAAATATTCACTTACGCCGCGTAAATGGAATGCCAGGGTTTGTTGTAGGAAAGGAAGTTCGTTCGAAAAAAACAAATAAAGTAGTCGGTTACGTCCAGCTATTTTATGAATTGGATGATTTGAACCATATTCGCAAAGATATTGTTCATAACATTGAAATTTTTGTGGTTATTGGTTTAATTATTTCTTTCCTAGGAGCAATTTTAATCTCGCATTACTTCTTAGATCCACTACAAAAACTCGTGAATACGATGAAAATAATGCAAGAAGACCCAATGACCGATGAAAGAACGCCGTTACCTAAAGATAAAAATGAATTATGGGAATTAACCAAATCAAGTAATCATATGATGGATCAAGTTCAGCGCTATATCCATCAACAAGAGCAGTTTGTTGAAGATGTATCTCATGAATTGCGAACGCCGGTAGCGATTATTGAAGGGCATCTTCAAATGTTAAACCGTTGGGGAAAAGATGATCCAGAAATTTTATCTGAATCATTAGAGGCGTCCTTACAAGAGATTGACCGAATGAAAGCATTAGTCCAAGAAATGCTTGATTTAACAAGAATTGACCAAGAAGAATTACAATATCAAAATGAAACTTGTGTGGCTCGCAGTTTAGTGCAACAAGTTTTAAATAATTTCCAAATTTTATATCCAGACTTTTCATTTGTTTTAAATGATGAATTACTCGAGCCTGTAGAAGTTTGTATTTGTCATCGTCATTTAGAACAATTGTTAGTCATTTTAATTGATAATGCCGTGAAATATTCAACGGATAAAAAAGTCGTTCATGTGACTTTATCTGCGAATACTCGTCATTTAGAAATTGCCGTTCAAGACTTTGGAGAAGGAATTTCTAAAGAAGATTTACAAAAAATCTTTGATCGTTTCTATCGAGTAGACAAAGCAAGAAGTCGTCAAAAGGGTGGAAATGGATTAGGATTAGCTATTGCGCAAAAATTAGTCGAGGTTTATCACGGAAAATTATCTGTGGATAGCATTTTGGATGAAGGTACGGTTTTCCATATCGAATTACCAATTAAAAAGGAAAAATAA
- the yidC gene encoding membrane protein insertase YidC yields MKQRKKLYLFGGLLFLAVLLTGCVQTDASGHPTGDGWVYNLLVRPMSAAIHFFANNLHLGYGLAIIVITLIVRLCILPLGLSQSKKMMLQQEKMQAIQPEMQRIQEKMRLAQTEEEKQKLTIAYGALMKENNISLFGGMGCLPLIIQMPFFTALYFSARYTPGIDQSVFLGFSLGKASMLFALIAMGAYFLQSYLSSLSVPKEQRKQMMMPMMVSPIMIGMMSFNAPAGVTLYWIIGGIFSCIQTLIINFYHKPRIKKQVAEQLKKNPPKTTIDVDEIIPQDMIDRHRERQERQQVQAQGQTEDHRRNAGKQRHRHDTHDVVNQNNEPTSDESTSNEDHRRNAGKQNHPH; encoded by the coding sequence ATGAAACAACGCAAAAAATTATATCTTTTTGGTGGCTTATTGTTTTTAGCGGTCCTTTTAACAGGATGTGTACAGACGGATGCTTCTGGACATCCTACAGGAGACGGTTGGGTATATAACTTATTAGTTCGCCCAATGAGTGCAGCCATTCATTTCTTTGCGAATAACCTACACCTAGGATATGGATTAGCAATTATCGTTATTACCTTAATTGTTCGTCTATGTATCTTGCCATTAGGATTAAGTCAATCCAAAAAAATGATGCTACAACAAGAAAAAATGCAAGCCATCCAGCCAGAGATGCAACGAATTCAAGAAAAAATGCGTTTAGCTCAAACCGAAGAAGAAAAACAAAAATTGACCATTGCCTATGGAGCGTTGATGAAAGAAAATAACATCAGTTTATTTGGTGGAATGGGATGTTTACCATTAATCATCCAAATGCCATTCTTTACTGCGTTATACTTCTCTGCTCGTTACACACCAGGGATTGATCAATCGGTCTTTTTAGGTTTCTCATTAGGAAAAGCAAGTATGCTATTTGCTTTAATCGCGATGGGTGCTTATTTCTTACAAAGTTACTTAAGTTCTCTATCTGTACCAAAAGAGCAACGTAAACAGATGATGATGCCAATGATGGTAAGTCCAATTATGATTGGTATGATGTCCTTTAACGCTCCTGCTGGAGTAACTTTATATTGGATTATTGGTGGTATTTTCAGTTGTATTCAAACATTAATCATCAATTTCTACCACAAACCACGTATCAAAAAACAAGTGGCAGAACAATTGAAGAAAAACCCACCAAAAACAACGATTGATGTGGATGAAATCATCCCACAAGACATGATTGACCGTCACCGTGAACGTCAAGAGCGTCAACAAGTGCAAGCTCAAGGACAGACAGAAGATCATCGTCGTAATGCCGGAAAACAAAGACATCGTCATGATACTCATGACGTTGTAAATCAAAATAACGAACCAACTTCTGACGAATCAACCTCTAACGAAGATCATCGTCGTAATGCTGGAAAACAAAATCATCCACATTAA
- a CDS encoding acylphosphatase: MKTIKMNVQGCVQGVAFRYTTKMKADERNVHGYAKNLNDGSVEVILQGNEEEVDDLATIVQRCPSPAGFVTSYTKEVVSNEPQYTHFSVL, encoded by the coding sequence ATGAAGACAATAAAGATGAATGTTCAAGGTTGTGTCCAAGGAGTTGCTTTTCGTTACACAACAAAAATGAAAGCAGATGAACGAAATGTCCATGGTTATGCTAAAAATTTAAATGATGGTTCTGTAGAAGTCATTCTTCAAGGCAATGAGGAAGAGGTAGATGACCTAGCGACCATCGTTCAACGTTGTCCCAGTCCCGCTGGATTTGTTACTTCTTATACGAAAGAAGTCGTTTCCAATGAGCCACAATACACTCATTTTTCCGTACTATAA
- a CDS encoding TrmH family RNA methyltransferase, which translates to MEIITSTKNQWVKTVKTLYKRKGRKESGCFILEGWHLLEEALKAGAKIEQIFVLESQQERLQEVEGIPVYCVTESVLKAMSSAEKPQGVLAIAKQWEYPELTLEGAWVFLDRVQDPGNVGTIIRTADAAGYQGVILGEGCADLYNDKVLRSMQGSQYHIPVYEKSLTEIIPQFKAQGGKVYGTKLDKNAQDYREVHPQGDYAILMGNEGKGVAKELLDQTNQNVFIPMRGQAESLNVAIATAILLFAWQ; encoded by the coding sequence ATGGAGATTATTACTTCAACGAAAAATCAATGGGTGAAAACCGTAAAGACTTTATATAAAAGAAAAGGACGTAAAGAATCGGGCTGTTTTATTTTAGAAGGATGGCATTTGCTAGAAGAAGCGTTAAAAGCAGGAGCCAAAATTGAACAAATTTTTGTTTTAGAAAGTCAACAAGAACGGTTACAAGAAGTAGAAGGAATTCCTGTCTATTGTGTGACAGAATCTGTTTTAAAAGCAATGAGTAGTGCAGAAAAACCACAAGGAGTATTAGCGATTGCTAAACAATGGGAATATCCAGAATTAACGTTAGAGGGAGCTTGGGTCTTTTTAGATCGAGTTCAAGATCCAGGAAATGTGGGAACCATTATTCGTACTGCAGATGCGGCAGGATATCAAGGTGTGATTTTAGGCGAAGGATGTGCGGACCTTTATAATGATAAAGTATTGCGTTCGATGCAAGGAAGCCAATATCACATTCCGGTTTACGAAAAATCATTAACCGAAATTATCCCACAATTTAAAGCTCAAGGTGGAAAAGTTTATGGCACAAAATTAGATAAAAATGCTCAAGATTATCGAGAAGTACATCCACAAGGAGATTATGCCATCTTAATGGGGAATGAAGGAAAAGGCGTTGCGAAAGAATTATTGGATCAAACCAATCAAAATGTTTTTATTCCAATGAGAGGG